The Lujinxingia vulgaris genome includes a region encoding these proteins:
- a CDS encoding helicase-related protein — protein sequence MELPVDAIRPQFMEALRAHPRHILTAPTGSGKSTRLPLWLAEFTGKPVLVVEPRRVACRSLAGFLAGQRGEKVGATVGYRVRFDDRSSAQTEVLFATTGIALRMLSEEGGERERFGAVLIDEFHERGWEVDVLSAALLRAQATGKYQGHVVLTSATVDAEAIAGRIDAKVHHASGRTYPVAIRYADDVPAPTGDGLAARVRDALAKELDSARDDGGDVLVFLPGKREIQAAEDALGGLARAHDLEILQVHGSLPVDEIQRAFKPEAPRRRVFLATNVAETSVTLPGVTLVIDSGLARMRVHRGGRSALALVAVAEASMDQRAGRAGRVREGRCVRLWSERYSPQPHAAPEIERIELDDVLLAAASVGLEGPAFLDAPWISLPPEFAVEEARARLRRARALDAQGRLTGLGQQLATMPVSGAEGRLLIDPPAELAATLCDLVATLQRGQDLLLPDHLLRGRKEEVREARRDLFEGLHDEVSLQLAALRHGDVRRHGLRPAALREVRQIARSLREVVGVSASQADAQLASAEELVRHALSRIPESAFVVRSRALKRRVDGRAVRGKPEPWGNGEIELLVWPFASPALKEGEKSPADPVAGVILDTFWIGDDGTGVRGSGKMVLPCSYADLVEADIGERKIGEVRAGNHRGAPYVRARVERELAGVALSAAEEALRGAELVEAAAKAILEGRILKPAGERVLDDLHIWEVLAGWPNVDRSWTGEDPPPAPQEYLVERLRLLGVEREQDLMLVEPEDLRPDLEAELQIHRFDLDPLREEFPRVWEHLGFRYHCQVSPMARRVTMTPMDKKTARAADPKANLLPRFRGFRVRYKNASRVIDLRG from the coding sequence TTGGAACTGCCCGTCGACGCGATTCGCCCGCAATTTATGGAGGCGCTGCGCGCGCATCCTCGCCATATTCTCACCGCGCCCACCGGCTCCGGGAAGTCGACCCGGCTGCCGCTGTGGCTGGCGGAGTTCACCGGCAAGCCCGTGCTCGTGGTAGAGCCGCGGCGAGTGGCGTGCCGGTCGCTGGCGGGGTTTCTGGCGGGGCAGCGGGGGGAGAAGGTGGGGGCCACGGTGGGCTACCGGGTGCGATTTGATGATCGCAGCAGCGCGCAGACCGAGGTGCTTTTTGCGACGACGGGCATCGCGCTGCGGATGCTCAGCGAGGAGGGCGGGGAGCGGGAGCGTTTTGGGGCGGTGCTTATCGATGAGTTTCATGAGCGGGGCTGGGAGGTCGATGTGCTCAGCGCGGCGCTTCTGCGTGCGCAGGCCACCGGAAAGTATCAGGGACATGTGGTGCTGACGTCTGCGACGGTGGACGCTGAGGCGATCGCCGGGCGCATCGACGCAAAGGTGCATCACGCCAGCGGGCGCACCTACCCGGTGGCGATCCGCTACGCCGACGATGTTCCGGCACCCACCGGCGATGGGCTCGCCGCCCGAGTGCGGGACGCGCTGGCAAAGGAGCTCGACAGTGCGCGCGACGACGGGGGCGATGTGCTCGTGTTTTTGCCGGGCAAGCGCGAGATTCAGGCCGCCGAAGACGCGCTGGGAGGCCTTGCGCGCGCCCACGATCTGGAGATCTTGCAGGTTCACGGGAGCCTGCCGGTCGATGAGATTCAGCGGGCGTTTAAGCCCGAGGCGCCCCGGCGTCGCGTGTTTCTGGCGACGAATGTGGCGGAGACCTCCGTGACGCTCCCCGGGGTGACGCTGGTGATCGACAGCGGGCTGGCCCGGATGCGGGTGCACCGGGGCGGCCGCTCGGCGCTGGCGTTGGTGGCGGTGGCCGAGGCGTCGATGGACCAGCGCGCCGGGCGCGCGGGGCGAGTGCGCGAGGGTCGCTGTGTGAGGCTGTGGAGCGAGCGCTATTCGCCGCAGCCTCATGCCGCCCCGGAGATCGAGCGCATTGAGCTCGACGATGTGCTGCTGGCCGCGGCCTCGGTGGGGCTGGAGGGGCCGGCGTTTCTCGATGCGCCCTGGATTTCCCTGCCGCCGGAGTTTGCGGTGGAAGAGGCCCGTGCGCGCCTGCGGCGCGCACGGGCCCTGGACGCCCAGGGCCGCCTGACCGGCCTTGGGCAACAGCTCGCCACCATGCCTGTGAGCGGCGCCGAAGGTCGTCTGCTCATCGATCCTCCCGCCGAGCTTGCCGCGACCCTCTGCGACCTCGTGGCGACCTTGCAGCGCGGCCAGGATCTGCTCCTCCCCGACCATCTTCTGCGCGGACGCAAAGAGGAGGTGCGCGAGGCGCGGCGCGATCTTTTCGAGGGTCTGCACGACGAGGTCAGCCTGCAACTCGCAGCGCTGCGCCACGGTGATGTGCGCCGCCACGGGCTTCGCCCCGCGGCGCTGCGCGAGGTTCGCCAGATCGCCCGCTCGCTGCGCGAGGTGGTGGGCGTGAGCGCGTCGCAGGCAGATGCGCAGCTGGCATCTGCCGAAGAGCTTGTGCGCCACGCGCTGAGCCGCATCCCGGAGTCGGCTTTTGTGGTGCGCAGCCGCGCGCTCAAAAGGCGCGTCGACGGGCGCGCGGTGCGCGGAAAGCCCGAGCCCTGGGGAAATGGCGAGATCGAACTTCTGGTCTGGCCCTTCGCCAGCCCCGCGCTCAAGGAGGGGGAGAAGTCGCCGGCCGATCCGGTGGCCGGTGTGATCCTGGACACCTTCTGGATCGGCGATGATGGCACCGGGGTGCGCGGCTCCGGGAAGATGGTGCTGCCCTGCAGCTACGCCGATCTTGTGGAGGCCGATATTGGCGAGCGCAAGATCGGTGAGGTGCGCGCCGGCAACCACCGCGGCGCCCCCTATGTTCGGGCCCGCGTGGAGCGAGAGCTGGCCGGCGTGGCCCTCTCGGCGGCCGAAGAGGCCCTGCGCGGGGCGGAGCTCGTCGAGGCCGCGGCAAAAGCCATCCTGGAAGGCCGCATCCTCAAGCCCGCTGGCGAGCGGGTGCTCGACGATCTGCATATCTGGGAGGTGCTGGCCGGCTGGCCCAACGTCGATCGCAGCTGGACGGGCGAAGATCCGCCGCCGGCGCCGCAGGAGTATCTGGTGGAGCGTCTGCGCCTCTTAGGCGTGGAGCGCGAGCAGGATCTGATGCTGGTGGAGCCCGAGGATCTTCGCCCGGACCTTGAAGCGGAGCTCCAGATCCACCGCTTCGATCTCGATCCTCTGCGCGAGGAGTTTCCGCGGGTGTGGGAGCACCTGGGTTTTCGTTACCACTGCCAGGTCTCGCCAATGGCCAGGCGCGTGACGATGACGCCGATGGACAAGAAGACGGCGCGGGCAGCCGACCCGAAGGCTAACCTGCTGCCGAGGTTTCGGGGCTTTCGGGTGCGTTATAAAAACGCCAGCCGCGTCATCGATCTTCGGGGCTGA
- a CDS encoding MATE family efflux transporter — MRELLPLQHRHDRAILAMAIPAIGSLAIDPLVSLVDTFFVGRIGTAELAALGINSALFAMTFIVFNFLAYATTPKIAAHLGRDEPEEAGEVVSHALWLAIGCGGMMTAALLIFAAPLLTLMGAAGEVAGPALTYLKIRAWAGPALLISTAAHGAFRGFQDTRTPMWVTVMLNLINLVLDPLLIFGLGWGIAGAAIATVVAQWSGALLFLWLLLVRRSESMHVPLIAPSLSGMLPLVRVGSALLLRTGALVGTMTLATAVAARQGAESVAAHQVANQLWGFFALLIDALAIAGQALLANFIGRNATEEARAMGARLLQWGLATGLVLGGGIWLCGGLLARAFSTDPTVIASIMMLIPFVAILQPLNALVFVWDGLYMGTQAFGFLARAMLLSAGVAAAMLLATNPLGWGLIGVWSGITALMIVRGITLGVPWAMRRVPGLDA, encoded by the coding sequence ATGCGCGAACTCCTCCCGCTGCAACACCGCCACGACCGCGCCATCCTGGCGATGGCCATTCCTGCCATTGGCAGCCTGGCCATCGACCCGCTCGTCTCGCTCGTCGACACCTTTTTCGTCGGACGCATCGGCACCGCCGAGCTCGCCGCGCTGGGCATCAACAGCGCGCTCTTTGCGATGACCTTTATCGTCTTCAACTTTCTGGCCTACGCCACCACCCCGAAGATCGCTGCCCACCTGGGCCGCGATGAGCCCGAGGAGGCCGGCGAGGTGGTGAGCCACGCGTTGTGGCTGGCGATTGGGTGTGGCGGGATGATGACCGCAGCCCTGCTGATCTTCGCCGCCCCGCTCCTCACGCTGATGGGGGCCGCCGGCGAAGTTGCCGGGCCGGCGCTGACCTACCTGAAGATCCGCGCGTGGGCGGGACCGGCGTTGCTTATCAGCACGGCGGCCCACGGGGCCTTCCGCGGCTTTCAGGATACCCGCACCCCGATGTGGGTCACGGTGATGCTCAACCTGATCAACCTTGTGCTCGACCCGCTTTTGATCTTCGGGCTGGGCTGGGGCATCGCCGGGGCGGCCATCGCCACGGTGGTGGCGCAGTGGTCGGGGGCGCTGCTCTTTTTATGGCTGCTGCTGGTGCGCCGCAGCGAGTCGATGCACGTGCCGCTGATCGCGCCCTCTTTGAGCGGGATGCTGCCGCTGGTGCGGGTGGGGAGCGCGCTTTTGCTGCGCACCGGGGCGCTGGTGGGCACCATGACGCTGGCCACCGCCGTGGCGGCGCGCCAGGGCGCCGAGTCGGTGGCCGCCCACCAGGTGGCCAACCAGCTCTGGGGCTTTTTCGCGCTGCTCATCGACGCGCTGGCGATCGCCGGCCAGGCCCTGCTGGCGAACTTCATCGGCCGCAACGCCACTGAGGAGGCCCGCGCCATGGGCGCGCGCCTTTTGCAATGGGGCCTTGCCACAGGGCTGGTGCTGGGCGGGGGCATCTGGCTCTGCGGCGGTCTTCTGGCCCGGGCGTTTAGCACCGACCCTACTGTCATCGCGAGCATTATGATGCTCATCCCCTTCGTGGCCATCTTGCAGCCGCTTAACGCGCTCGTCTTTGTATGGGACGGGCTCTACATGGGCACCCAGGCCTTTGGATTTCTGGCCCGCGCGATGCTCCTGAGCGCCGGCGTCGCCGCCGCCATGCTGCTCGCCACAAACCCGCTGGGCTGGGGACTTATCGGGGTGTGGTCGGGGATCACCGCGCTGATGATCGTGCGTGGCATCACCCTGGGTGTGCCCTGGGCGATGCGGCGTGTACCTGGGCTCGACGCGTGA
- a CDS encoding SRPBCC family protein: MALSYTLNHHVNAPPKAVFEAMLDIEDFGAWMENFVRVERLDEGEMGPGSSWREVRKIMGREGAEVFEIRALEPDRRLELYVDGTKGSTGRGEYHYVYELEEREGGTAVKLHGEMEMGALFNLFGRLMLPMFKKMVNKDLEALARHVEGRGQA, from the coding sequence GTGGCGCTTTCGTACACGCTGAATCATCACGTCAACGCGCCGCCGAAGGCGGTCTTTGAGGCAATGCTCGACATCGAGGACTTTGGCGCATGGATGGAGAACTTCGTGCGTGTGGAGCGCCTCGATGAAGGGGAGATGGGCCCCGGGTCGAGCTGGCGCGAGGTGCGCAAGATCATGGGGCGCGAGGGCGCGGAGGTCTTTGAGATCCGCGCTCTGGAGCCCGACCGCCGTCTGGAACTCTACGTCGATGGCACGAAGGGAAGTACCGGTCGCGGGGAGTACCACTACGTCTACGAGCTTGAGGAGCGCGAGGGCGGGACCGCCGTGAAACTCCACGGTGAGATGGAGATGGGCGCGCTCTTTAACCTCTTTGGCCGGCTGATGCTGCCGATGTTTAAGAAGATGGTGAACAAAGACCTCGAAGCGCTGGCGCGCCACGTGGAGGGCAGGGGGCAGGCGTGA
- a CDS encoding DUF427 domain-containing protein, which translates to MSLQTSSSQESIWDFPSPPAVQQSHRRIRVLVGSTPIADTTRALRLVHTGHAPHYYIPPEDVRLDLLQPSMHCSFCEWKGVATYYDLRIGPTFIEAVAWSYLQPPKHYQALRDYIAFYPHKVDRCLVDHMRAMPEPHPERGGWITPDLVGPF; encoded by the coding sequence ATGAGCCTGCAAACCTCCTCCTCTCAGGAGTCGATCTGGGACTTTCCCAGCCCGCCGGCGGTGCAACAGAGCCACCGACGCATCCGCGTGCTGGTCGGAAGCACACCCATCGCCGACACCACCCGCGCGCTGCGTCTGGTGCACACCGGACACGCCCCGCACTACTACATTCCCCCCGAAGATGTGCGTCTCGATCTTCTGCAGCCCTCCATGCACTGCAGTTTCTGCGAGTGGAAGGGGGTGGCCACCTACTACGATCTGCGCATCGGGCCGACCTTCATTGAGGCTGTGGCCTGGTCGTACCTTCAGCCGCCCAAGCATTATCAGGCGCTGCGCGACTACATCGCGTTTTACCCCCACAAAGTGGATCGGTGTCTGGTCGATCATATGCGGGCGATGCCGGAGCCGCATCCGGAGCGCGGGGGCTGGATCACCCCCGACCTGGTCGGACCTTTTTAG
- a CDS encoding FKBP-type peptidyl-prolyl cis-trans isomerase, whose protein sequence is MRRSIALLTCLLAFSLVACESEQNTAEEPPSTAEAAMGEAVEEEASEEQAAEEAPEQAAAEEEGDPLAAPADVAAPPADAEKTESGLASKVLKEGTGTEHPTATSTVRAHYTGWTTDGEMFDSSVKRGQPLTMPLNRVIAGWTEGVQLMVEGEKRRFWIPQDLAYKGAPGAPAGMLVFDVELIEIVE, encoded by the coding sequence ATGCGCCGAAGCATTGCCCTGTTGACCTGCCTTCTCGCGTTCTCTCTCGTCGCCTGCGAATCGGAACAGAACACCGCCGAAGAGCCCCCCTCGACCGCCGAAGCCGCAATGGGCGAGGCCGTTGAGGAGGAGGCCAGCGAGGAGCAGGCCGCTGAAGAAGCTCCCGAGCAAGCCGCCGCCGAAGAGGAAGGCGATCCTCTGGCAGCGCCCGCCGACGTGGCTGCCCCGCCGGCCGACGCCGAGAAGACCGAGTCTGGCCTGGCCAGCAAAGTGCTCAAAGAGGGCACCGGCACCGAGCACCCCACCGCCACCTCCACAGTGCGCGCGCACTACACCGGGTGGACCACCGACGGTGAGATGTTCGACAGCTCCGTGAAGCGTGGCCAGCCGCTGACCATGCCCCTCAACCGCGTCATCGCCGGCTGGACCGAAGGCGTGCAGCTGATGGTTGAGGGCGAGAAGCGCCGCTTCTGGATTCCGCAGGATCTGGCCTATAAGGGCGCTCCGGGTGCGCCGGCTGGCATGCTCGTCTTTGACGTCGAGCTCATCGAGATCGTCGAGTAA
- a CDS encoding DUF1328 domain-containing protein produces the protein MMSWVVVFFVVAIIAALLGFTGIASAASSIAQVVFVIALVLLAVSLVSNLMSRA, from the coding sequence ATGATGAGCTGGGTTGTCGTATTCTTCGTCGTCGCCATCATCGCCGCATTGCTCGGGTTTACCGGCATCGCCTCTGCGGCTTCCTCCATTGCGCAGGTGGTCTTTGTGATCGCGCTGGTGCTGCTGGCCGTCTCGCTGGTCTCCAACCTCATGAGCCGCGCCTGA
- a CDS encoding response regulator, translated as MTQEPPDDDVRDDDLSELRRRHETLMRGLEMLSRSGAQTGPKAVVGLLDDVVGGDGGAVLQVRDDGEISVLCASDPRLESLQWWVGDLTEAVLEGNPLVLDDVRDQGAWQAMLSSVSMPVASVIMVSVGTPINPALWICVHAEPGRFGQPELERAQALRGLLTQAMVGWMAGRRWALMSHELRTPVNAMIGFAELLREEQQERLPAEALDKLASIERSGAEVLGIVSNLVSLAQLEAGDVEPEVYDVDVHETLDAVLGPLGAVAKQRGIEVRVERANVNAEVQCDGEKLVQLFDGVVGEAVRFSAGTQVEVELRADESRVTLRVGDLSPGRRGRARRLEQSVLRQLAELLGVSYRVERSVRKGTVVELGVPRAFVGRGAEQVSFSEEIELNENAKLVLIIDDDRDTRGVLKRTLERVGHTVVCARDGREGLRLASEVRPDVITLDVMMPRMDGWTVLERLKEDPDLRKIPVIMLTFVDDKQRGLAFGADHFMSKPVDRQELLEVMEAYESAVEDGDVLVVEDDEASRQMLVRHLEREGFRVTAASNGEEGLARLEAIEPSLVFLDLMMPHVDGFEFLQRFRERPKFKDVPVVVMTAKYLTAEDYARLSGNATQIVQKGGGEYMGLLEELRDLVVRLTRGKARRG; from the coding sequence ATGACGCAAGAACCCCCGGATGATGACGTTCGCGATGACGATCTCTCGGAGCTGCGACGGCGCCACGAGACGCTGATGCGCGGGCTGGAGATGCTCAGCCGCAGTGGCGCGCAGACCGGCCCGAAGGCCGTCGTGGGGCTCCTCGATGATGTGGTCGGCGGCGACGGCGGGGCGGTTCTTCAGGTGCGCGACGATGGCGAGATCAGCGTGCTCTGCGCCAGCGACCCCAGGCTGGAATCTCTGCAATGGTGGGTGGGAGATCTCACCGAGGCGGTGCTCGAAGGCAACCCTCTGGTGCTCGATGATGTGCGCGACCAGGGGGCCTGGCAGGCGATGCTCTCCTCGGTGTCGATGCCGGTGGCCTCGGTGATCATGGTGAGTGTGGGAACGCCGATCAACCCCGCGCTCTGGATCTGTGTGCACGCCGAGCCGGGGCGTTTTGGCCAGCCGGAGCTTGAGCGCGCGCAGGCGCTACGCGGGCTGCTCACCCAGGCGATGGTCGGGTGGATGGCCGGGCGACGCTGGGCGCTGATGAGTCACGAGCTGCGCACCCCGGTCAACGCGATGATCGGCTTTGCGGAGCTGCTTCGCGAGGAGCAGCAGGAGCGCCTGCCGGCCGAGGCGCTCGACAAGCTGGCGAGTATTGAGCGCTCCGGTGCCGAGGTGCTCGGCATTGTCAGTAACCTGGTCTCCCTGGCCCAACTTGAAGCGGGCGATGTGGAGCCGGAGGTTTACGACGTCGATGTGCACGAGACGCTTGATGCGGTGCTGGGACCCCTCGGCGCGGTCGCAAAACAGCGCGGCATTGAGGTGAGGGTGGAGCGGGCCAACGTCAACGCCGAGGTGCAATGCGATGGCGAGAAGCTCGTGCAGCTCTTTGACGGGGTCGTGGGGGAGGCGGTGCGCTTTAGCGCCGGCACCCAGGTCGAGGTGGAGCTGCGCGCCGACGAGAGCCGGGTCACGCTACGGGTGGGCGACCTTTCTCCCGGGCGCCGCGGTCGCGCGCGCAGGCTGGAGCAGTCCGTGCTGCGTCAGCTCGCCGAGCTGCTCGGGGTGAGCTACCGGGTGGAGCGCAGCGTGCGAAAGGGCACGGTGGTGGAGCTGGGCGTGCCGCGCGCCTTTGTGGGTCGGGGCGCCGAGCAGGTGAGTTTCTCGGAAGAGATCGAGCTCAACGAGAACGCCAAGCTGGTGCTGATCATCGACGACGATCGCGATACCCGCGGGGTGCTCAAGCGCACGCTCGAGCGGGTGGGGCACACCGTGGTGTGTGCGCGCGACGGCCGTGAGGGGTTGAGGCTGGCCTCGGAGGTGCGCCCCGACGTGATCACGCTTGATGTGATGATGCCCCGGATGGACGGCTGGACGGTACTGGAGCGTCTGAAAGAAGATCCCGATCTTCGAAAGATCCCCGTGATCATGCTCACCTTCGTCGATGATAAGCAGCGTGGGCTGGCGTTTGGCGCCGACCACTTCATGTCGAAGCCCGTCGACCGCCAGGAACTTCTGGAGGTGATGGAGGCCTACGAGAGCGCCGTGGAAGACGGCGACGTGCTCGTGGTGGAAGATGATGAGGCCTCGCGCCAGATGCTTGTGCGCCACCTGGAGCGCGAGGGCTTTCGGGTCACGGCGGCGTCCAACGGCGAAGAGGGCCTGGCGCGGCTGGAGGCGATCGAGCCCAGCCTGGTCTTTCTGGACCTGATGATGCCGCATGTCGACGGGTTTGAGTTTCTCCAACGTTTTCGGGAGCGCCCGAAGTTTAAAGATGTGCCCGTGGTGGTGATGACCGCCAAGTACCTCACCGCCGAGGACTACGCCCGCCTCTCCGGCAACGCCACCCAGATCGTGCAGAAGGGGGGCGGTGAGTATATGGGGCTTCTGGAGGAGCTTCGGGATCTGGTGGTGCGGCTGACCCGGGGAAAGGCGCGCCGGGGCTGA
- a CDS encoding CatA-like O-acetyltransferase, whose amino-acid sequence MERIDLSTWKRRPHYEFFKGFERPFFDVAARVDVSPLVALTQRSDLRLFATLLHTVCVAANATDALRLRLDDEGVVRVAQITPSFTVMSDRGTFNYATAPYVDDVAEFSRTLQEHADRSRNLPELFLGDDDRLDLVYITSMPWLDFQSISHAFSGQPLDSAPRIAWGKVVEAEPGRHEATFQLTAHHALADGRDVAIFFEKLRERIDALAGHAG is encoded by the coding sequence ATGGAACGCATCGACCTGAGCACCTGGAAGCGCCGCCCCCACTATGAGTTTTTTAAGGGCTTTGAGCGCCCCTTCTTCGATGTGGCCGCCCGCGTCGATGTCAGCCCGCTGGTCGCGCTGACCCAACGCAGCGATCTTCGCCTCTTTGCCACCCTGCTGCACACCGTCTGCGTGGCGGCCAACGCCACCGACGCGCTGCGCCTGCGCCTCGATGACGAGGGTGTGGTGCGCGTCGCGCAGATCACCCCCTCCTTTACCGTGATGAGCGACCGGGGCACCTTCAACTACGCCACGGCCCCCTACGTCGACGATGTCGCCGAGTTCAGCCGCACGCTCCAGGAGCACGCCGATCGCTCCCGCAACCTCCCCGAGCTCTTCTTAGGCGACGACGATCGCCTGGATCTCGTCTACATCACCTCGATGCCCTGGCTGGACTTCCAGAGCATCAGCCACGCCTTCTCCGGCCAACCTCTGGACTCGGCGCCGCGCATCGCCTGGGGCAAAGTTGTGGAGGCCGAGCCCGGACGCCACGAGGCGACCTTCCAGCTCACCGCCCACCACGCGCTGGCCGACGGCCGCGATGTCGCGATCTTCTTTGAGAAGTTGCGCGAGCGCATCGACGCCCTGGCCGGCCACGCCGGCTGA
- the rpe gene encoding ribulose-phosphate 3-epimerase, producing MTTRPLRIAPSILSADFARLGEQCQEVIDAGADWLHVDVMDGHYVPNITIGLPVVEALRKALPDAFLDVHLMIDNPDDFVGPFARAGADLVCFHPEASRHPHRAVHTIKSLGKKAGLAINPATPLSWIDHLAHDLDMVLIMSVNPGFGGQAFIPHTLEKIAQLKARHDELGVDLDIEVDGGVSPSNAAQLRQAGANVLVAGSAIFGAPNYKEAIDAIRQQATL from the coding sequence ATGACGACGCGCCCCCTTCGCATCGCCCCCTCGATCCTCTCGGCCGACTTCGCCCGCCTCGGTGAGCAATGCCAGGAGGTGATCGACGCCGGCGCCGACTGGCTGCACGTCGACGTGATGGACGGCCACTACGTGCCCAACATCACCATCGGCCTGCCCGTGGTCGAGGCGCTGCGCAAGGCCCTGCCCGACGCCTTTCTCGACGTGCACCTGATGATCGACAACCCCGACGACTTCGTCGGCCCCTTCGCCCGCGCCGGCGCTGACCTTGTGTGCTTTCACCCCGAGGCCAGCCGCCACCCCCACCGCGCGGTGCACACCATCAAGAGCCTGGGCAAAAAGGCCGGCCTGGCCATCAACCCGGCCACCCCGCTGAGCTGGATCGATCACCTGGCCCATGACCTCGACATGGTCCTGATCATGAGCGTCAACCCCGGCTTCGGCGGTCAGGCCTTCATCCCGCACACCCTCGAGAAGATCGCACAGCTCAAGGCTCGCCACGACGAACTGGGCGTCGATCTCGACATCGAAGTCGACGGCGGCGTCTCCCCTTCCAACGCCGCTCAGCTTCGCCAGGCCGGCGCCAATGTACTCGTGGCCGGCAGCGCCATCTTCGGCGCGCCGAACTACAAAGAGGCCATCGACGCCATCCGCCAGCAGGCCACGCTCTAA
- the rsmB gene encoding 16S rRNA (cytosine(967)-C(5))-methyltransferase RsmB, translated as MTTARTVALDVLSRIEQDDAYSHIALSNQLATSELDARDRALATELVYGTLARQRSIDTVLSRFVSRKLESLDRPVRLNLRMATYQLLYLDRIPAHALVNDAVKLVKRACGQRTAGFANAVLRNMLRSKEKWQPFEERDRSANPARYLGLKYSLPDWIARRLLGRHGLERAEALAEAFAGRPPLYLRRLQPLDTLPEGVSPLEAPPGALKAESSSPELRSLLEAHALTIQDLGSQLIAHYCGARPGMRALDACCGLGGKSLLLAQQLGPGDTLVACDPLPTKLEMLANTLADLRVDPTVVLREATLQNLPEADGNFDLILVDAPCSSLGVIRRHPETRWRRSPADVDALVRVQSELLDHAVSRLNPGATLVYSVCTFTREEGPEQIERLLERHPQLERAPLPESEFDWAPFVNALGELDLNPRDHDCDAFFAARLRLAQP; from the coding sequence GTGACCACCGCCCGAACAGTCGCCCTCGATGTGCTCAGCCGCATTGAGCAAGACGACGCCTACAGCCACATCGCGCTCTCCAACCAGCTGGCCACAAGCGAGCTCGACGCCCGCGACCGCGCGCTCGCCACCGAGCTTGTCTACGGCACGCTCGCCAGGCAGCGCTCCATCGACACGGTGCTCTCGCGCTTTGTCTCCCGCAAACTCGAGAGCCTGGATCGCCCGGTGCGCCTCAACCTGCGCATGGCCACCTACCAGCTCCTCTACCTGGACCGCATCCCGGCCCACGCCCTGGTCAATGATGCTGTCAAGCTCGTCAAACGGGCCTGCGGCCAGCGCACCGCCGGCTTTGCCAACGCCGTGTTGCGCAACATGCTCCGCAGCAAAGAGAAGTGGCAACCTTTTGAGGAGCGCGACCGCAGCGCCAACCCGGCGCGTTACCTGGGGCTGAAGTATTCGCTTCCGGACTGGATCGCCCGTCGCTTGCTGGGTCGCCACGGGCTGGAGCGCGCCGAGGCCCTGGCCGAGGCCTTTGCCGGCCGTCCACCCCTTTACCTGCGCCGCTTGCAGCCGCTCGACACCCTGCCCGAAGGGGTCAGCCCGCTTGAGGCTCCGCCCGGAGCGCTCAAGGCGGAGAGCTCCTCGCCAGAGTTGCGCTCGCTGCTCGAAGCGCACGCGCTGACCATTCAGGATCTGGGAAGTCAGCTCATTGCGCACTACTGCGGCGCGCGCCCGGGCATGCGCGCCCTCGACGCCTGCTGCGGCCTGGGGGGTAAATCGCTGCTCCTCGCCCAGCAGCTCGGCCCCGGCGACACTCTGGTGGCCTGCGACCCGCTCCCCACCAAGCTGGAGATGCTCGCCAACACCCTTGCCGACCTCCGAGTCGACCCCACCGTCGTGCTCCGAGAGGCCACCCTGCAAAATCTTCCCGAGGCCGATGGGAACTTCGATCTCATCCTGGTCGACGCCCCCTGCTCCAGCCTGGGCGTGATCCGCCGCCACCCCGAGACCCGCTGGCGCCGATCCCCGGCCGATGTCGACGCGCTCGTCCGCGTGCAATCCGAGCTCCTCGACCACGCTGTGAGCCGGCTTAACCCCGGCGCGACGCTCGTCTACAGCGTCTGCACCTTCACCCGCGAAGAAGGCCCCGAGCAGATCGAGCGCCTGCTTGAGCGCCACCCGCAGCTTGAGCGCGCCCCGCTCCCCGAGAGCGAGTTTGACTGGGCCCCCTTCGTCAATGCGCTGGGTGAGCTCGACTTAAACCCGCGCGACCACGACTGCGACGCCTTCTTTGCGGCGCGCCTGCGCCTGGCCCAACCCTGA